In the genome of bacterium, the window TGCTCGGCCTCTTTCTTTTCAGGGAATTCCTTTTGCTTCGACAATACCTGATTCAGTTGAGCCAGAGCCTTTTCCTTTTCCCCATTCCGATATAACGCCAGAGCGAGATGATACCCGATAGCCGGTTGATTTCCCTTATCCAGATCTGCTGCCAGGGTCAGTTTTTCTATTGCCTGGCCCGGCTTGTTCATCTTGATATAAACCATTCCCAGAGTATCGAGTACATAAGGATTCCGGGGAGCCAGACTGTTTGCTTTTTGGGCAAATACCAGTGATTGATCAAGGTTTTTCCCTTTATCGGTGTAGAAGCAGGCCAGATTGTTATAAGCCATGATATTATTGGGATCCGATTGAATGGCCTTTTTATAGGAATCTTCCGCTTTGCCTTCTTCATGTATCTTCAGGTAGGTATCGGCCATGAGAAGATATACGATGCTTTTTTTGACACCTAATTTTTCAACAAGGTACTGGCATTGTTCGATACTTTCCTTTGGCTTGTTGAACCGGGAATAAGCATTTCCTAGATTCAATCTCAAATCTGCGGAATCGGGTAATTTTTCAATGCCTGCCTGTAAGACGCCAAGAGCTGCTTCAGATTGCTTAAGCCGCATATAAGCGGTATAAAGCATGAGATAGTTTTTTTCATTCTGGGGATCTGCTTGTAAAGCCCTGTTCAAGTATTCCACAGCTTTCTGAGTATCGCCGCTGTTTAAAGCATATACCGCTAAATTACCCAGGATGGCAGAGGCATCTTTGGGTGATTTGGATAGGCTGTCCTCCAGCATTGCTTTTGCTTTATCATATTCCTTATTAAGACCATACGTATGAATCAGGCGTGCCTGGGCCGATAAATCCTTTGGATTCATCTGGACTATCTTTTGCGTTTCGGTAATGGCCGGACCATATTCCTTGTTTCCCAGGTAGGCTGCGGCAAGAATGCTCTGCGCCAGATTCGAATCCGGTACTGCTACAAGGACTTTCCTGGCTATTTCTATGACAGCTTTAAAATTACCTTGCTGAGAATATATCTGAGCCAGTTTTACCAAGGCGCCCTCATGCTGAGGCTTTGTGGCAAGCACTTCCTGAAGAGAGGCGATTTGTTTCTCCCGGTTGCCGGTTTTTGCATAGATGTCAGCCAGGCCGATGAGAGCCTCAACATTTTCAGGATCCTGTTTGACAATCTTTTCATACCCGGCTATGGCCTGCTGAGGATGACCTTCCTGGAAATCCAGCTTGGCAAGGTTATACTGTGCGCTCAGGAACCTGGGATTGAGAGAAGCGGCCTTGGTAAAGCTTTCCCTCGCCTTATCCAGTTTGCCCTGCCGCACATAGGCCAAGCCCATGAGGTTATGGAATATCTCCGGACTGGGACCGCCGGATGCAAGAGCAGTGGAGCAGATATTCAGTGCCTGCTCGGGCGAATTCTGATCGAGATAGGCTAAAATCAGAGGAGGGTAAAAGCTTATATTGTGAGGATCGATCTTAATGGCAGACTCATAAACTTTAATAGCATCATCTTTCTCTCCGCTCACCTGATGAAGAGTGGCCAGGCTTCGATAGGTCATCATAAAATTCGGGTCTTCCTGGAGTGCCAATTGCAGCTCTTCCATCCCCTTGTCTAACTGATTCTGGCCGATATATGCAAGACCCACAAGGTTATGGAGATATGGATTTTCCGCAGACAGGCTTAACCCCTTTTGTGCTTCCTCCAGAGCTATATCATACCTCTTCAGATCGAGGTTTGCGGCAGCAAGGAGGGAACGGGCACCAAGATGATCGGGATCAAGCTTGATTACCTCCTGAAGTGAGCTGATGCTTTGGTCCTTTTGGTTGATTTTATAGTATGCCATGCCAAGCAGGTAATGTGCATTGATGCTTGCCGGATATATACTGACTGCTTTCGAAAGGTCAAGGATCGCTTCATTCGTTTTACCTTGGTAAAATTTTGCCTCTCCTCTGATATGATATCCATACGGCTGCTTCGGATACTTCTGGATAATCACACTCCCCTGTTTGATAGCCTCGTCAAGCTGATTCCGATGGATCAAGATATCTCCCAGGACAGTCATGGCTTCCAGAGAAGAGGGATCTATGTTCAGGACCTTTCGGTAGGAAGCTTCCGCTTGCTGATACTCTTTCAGTGAATAGGCATATTTTCCTAATGCCAGATAAGGCTTGATATCGTTCGGCGCAAGATCCCTGGCTTTCTCGAATCTCTCTTTGGCATCGACATAATTTTTCATATCCATGGAGAGGCAGCCCTGATTGATAATAAATTCGATATTGGCAGGATCCAACTCCAGTGCATGCTCAAAGTGTGACTTGGCCAGAGGATATTCCTTCGTTTGCCGGTAAATTGTCGCCAGGAGATTATGGGTTTTAGATTTTTGCAGCCGTGCTTCCTCAGTATTCTGGCCATCTTTTTTCAACAATTCCAAAGCGAGCCTGGCCTCTTTGAGAGCATTATCATTTTCCTGCCTGACCTGGTAAATGGAAGCCAGGAGGAAATGTGCCTGACTGATATCGCTTTTTTTGCTGATTATCCGCTTGAGTTCCTTTTCAGCATTTTCCGGTTTACCTGTCTGGAAATACGTTTCAGCAAGTTTCAGTCGTACCTGGTGATCGTCAGGATCAAGGTTGACAGCGCACTTAAGCTCGATAATGGCTGCATTGTAATCTTTTTTCTTCAGAAAATTTTCACTTCTCTCAACATGCTGCTGCTTTGTTTTCGTGCATCCGCTCAAGGCCGAGACTGGCAGCAGGCACGAGACACAGAGCAGGAAAATGAATGAAAGTGAAAGAGACATACTGCTTTTGGGGTGATTTTTATTCGTTTTCACCTGGATCATGACTGAAATTCCCTCCCTTTTGGATCTTTACAGAGTAAACAGAGTGCTCGAATACAAACACTGTTTATTTCGAAGCCGCCCGATATGGCCTGATATCTTTATTATGAGCCGTCGTCTTGAGTAAGGAACTGGCCGAAGGTGAGCCAAGATTGAACCAGGATGGTGAACAATGGCCAGTTGGTGAGAGCATACTGGTTTATCTTGCCCGGAATGGAAGAGGGAGAAAGGGGTCAGACAAGCGAAAGAAGGAGCGAGAGGGCCTCTCGCTCCTTCTTGAATATTTCTTCTGCCTGAAGCGCATTAAACCTTATACTTCCATTTTTTTCCTTCCGATGATCCCGAGGCCAAGGAGTCCTAATCCGACCAGGAGGATGGTTCCGGGTTCAGGGGTTGGTACAAGCGAGAAATCCAGTGAAGTGAACTGGGCACCAGTATGGGTTATCGTCGCTATCATGGTCAGAGAGAAAGGAGAATTTGCAGGAATACCCGCTGGGTTATCTTCCACACCGAAGCTTCCCGTTTGTGCCGGCAGAGAAGAAATAAGGTGTTGCGTCCCAGCTCCAGTTAAGGGGTCGTAGAGGGCATCGGTATCGTCCCAATAAACGGCTCCTGAAACAGTACCAGGTGTTGTACCACTGTACTCGATATGAAATCCGCTCAGGCCAGCATTCATAGGTCCAAAGCCATTATCGCTTACGCTGACCTGAATAGTTCCGCCGGATGAAGAACTTGTTTCAAATGAGTTGATGTCCATCATCGGTACGTTAGCTGAACCGATACCCGGTTTCGAGCTTCCGGTAGTGACGTTCATTACAAAGGTACCATAGTTGCCTATATAGGTGACATAGCCAGTGGCGGAATTAGAATCATTTAGGTCACCATCGGCAACCGTTAGAGGGGCATTGGTACCATCCCATAAAGTAACCTGTAGAGCCTGGGCAGATGACAAAAAGGCTAAACTTATCACGATCGCCAGAGTAATCACTAAGTATTTGTGTGCGTTCAGAATACCTTTCACTTTTTTTCCTCCTCATGTGGTGGTCAGATTGGCCTGCTGTTTCCAGATGAATTCCTGCCAGTAGCTGAATTATCCGTCTGTAGCCGATCTAGATCGTGTGCTTAAGCACTTCTTATTTTTGCAACAACCATGCCAGGGGAATTGTAGGGTTAAGCTCCCGTTTTGAATTCAGTCAAAACCCTTTTTTCCCGTCCTGGTAGCTTTAGCAAAAACAGCAGCCGATCCATCCAGGTTAAAAGTGAAGGGCTTCTTTAATGACTTAGAGGGGAAGAATGCTGGATAGCACAATAAAATACTTATTCATCAAATAGTTAAGAAGATTTAACTTTGCCGGTCAACTGTTTAGATTTCAGACAATGTTTTTTTGAGAACTCTCGCACTTTTGAGAAAAAAGAACCATATATCAAGCAGTTACAATAAAAATCTTACCTTATCCAATGTCCGGTTTTCAGACACTCGACGGCTTCAACAGCCTGGCTCGCCAAAACTAGAAAACCACTTCATAGAAATTACCCTCCCAGGGCCTGAAGTCATCCGAAAACACCCGGCCGCCTCCCCCAAGGACCTTACGAGACCGCAGGTTGATCAATTTCTGTACTGGTTCCCTGAACTCCAGGCGAATCTTGACTTCCTTGCCGGTTATATCCTGAATGGTTGATTTTTCAGATACTCTCTGAGGACCTTTTTGTTCCGCCGGATTTTTTACCAGGCCAAGATAATGCCTGCTGCCGTTTTTCCAGGAGAGACACTCGATCATGTTTGCAGCATTACCCTGTTCAAAAACTTTCACTCTCGGCTTCAGTCCGGCCATCTTCATGATACCGGACATTATCTCCCTCCAGGTATCGCCATAGCGTGAGAACCGTTTGCCTGTATCCCAATATTCTATCGGTGAGAGGTTAAGATAAACGGCATACCCCTTGTCAGCACGATTCCTGATAAGAACCGATGTATTCTGATCAAGCCAATGAAATAAACTTCGTGTATCTTTGACCTCAATCCCTTGAGCCTGCGGCCCATGACCGATCCCCAGCTCGAAAACCACGATCTCTTTATACCGGGAGGCGCCATCATAGTATGAAAGGCGTTTGAGAAATGGCTGCCGATATTTTTCGGCATTGATCTCGGTGATTCCCTTACCATTCATATATCCTGCTGATTCCCTCCTCCGGATCCCGAACAGGTCATCGAGCACTCCCTGCTTTTGCCCCTTGCCGTGCTCATCAAGCACTCCGCACAGATTATCAGCGACCAGGATACCTCCGGCAGCCACAAATTTTCGAAGGGCATTCACTTCGATCCCGGAAAGGCAAATGGTTTTGGGTAAAATAATTACCTTGAATTTTGAGAGCAGATCAATAACCCCCTCCCGGACATCAAGGTAGCTTATGAAATCATATTGATATCCCATATCTTCCAGGAGCTTGCACCACACCTGGCGAAGTATGCCGCTCGATTGGTTCACGTTATCTATCGAGTCCTTCCGGTTAAACCATGTTCCGCCGTGAACAATGGCATCCATTGCCCATCCTGCCTGAATACTGGGATGGCTGTAGTAGATGCCGATAGGGTCCGCTTCAAAGACGGTTTCAGAGCTCAGCAGCGGTTCGCTTATTTCTCCCTGAATCTCCTGAAAGGTATTCTTATTGGCGAGGATATAGGGTGCGATGTCATACCCCTCACCCCGGAACCATCCCTCCGGCCAGGCGATCACCGCTTGATTACCATGAAGCAGATAGTACCAGAGGAACCATGAATCTAACTTTGGATTTTGCGTGGAAAAAAAGGTCTGCATACGGAGCCGCCGGTCATTATTCCAAAACGACCGCAGGATTTCATTAGTGCCATGAATATTGTATGCTTCCATCCACTGAACCGCCCGGCTCAGCAGGGCGTAATCGTAACCACCCCAGGGCCCCGGAGCCTGCCCTCCGACAAAACCTGCCGGGGTATTGGGATCAAGAGTGTTTGCATGGTGCGTAAGGTCGGCCAGCACCGAGGCAAACTGAAAGTCCATAAAGCTCCTGAAGTCCATCCAGGGTGAAAGATTCCATCGGGAAAGATGCTTGACGGGTAATTTCTTTCGCACCTCTTCAAAACCCTGCGGCAGGACCTCGGAAAAACTCCCGAATGAGGTTCCCCACTGGTTATTTAACCTGTCAACATTTCCATATCGGTTCTGCAACCATTTTCTGAACCAGGCGATTGATTCAGGATGTATGTCCACATCACACGGCGTTACCATACGCCCTAACGAGATCTCATCATCAAAGGCATACGCAAGAACATATCCCTCTTTGGTTGCCATAATATTTTTAGTGATGTGCTGTTTTATCTGCGCAATGGTCTTTGGATCAGCCAAACTGTGAGGCCGGGTGGCTAAACCATGCTTATCGGTAACCGAAGCGATTCTATTTCCCGTGAGATAGAGAAACCCCTTGTCACCTACATGATCCACATAATAGGGAAGCCGGTTTTCGAGCGAAAACTGAGCAAGTTTTTCTTTCCCTGATCCTCTATCGATATGAAATCCGCAAAATCCGGCTTTCCGGTACAGATCAAGATCTTTCATCACCGATGTGCCGTATTGCCAGATTAAGATTCTGAATTGCTTGTATTCCGGCCGTATCGGAATTGCCGGAACCCGCTGGAATGAGCCGGTAGTCTGGTTCATGGCCAGAAGTAGCGGAGCCTGAGAAAAAATTCCCGGTAAGATGATCAGAAACAACAACAAAATTAATTTTCTAGAGCTCACTATCATATATTTCCTGTGATGCTTCAGATAATAAGTTTCGGGCAACGTTTTCCAGGCAGATAGGCAGAGCAAGTAATATCCAGAGTATTTCTTTATAGAGTGTTGTATGAGTCATTCCATAGCCTGTCAAATACACTATAAGTGCTCCTCCCAAAGCCAATGCATAAAAGGTTATCTCATTCTCCGGCAGGTTTATCGCCATAAGGTGAATCCGCCTCAATTGCAGGAAGGTTTCGGCAATGATAATAAGAAATAGAATTATTCCTAAGATGCCTGTTTCGCTGTAGCATATGACGTAGGTATTATGAGCATCCATTCCCGGATTGCGAGGGTCATAAGCCGTTACTATTTTTTGAAAATTCTTGACGCCGATCCCCAAAGGGTGATCTTTGAATATCTGGAGAGATGTCCTCCAGTAATCTGTTCTCGACAGTCTTTCTTCCTGATCATATTCCAATTCCTCTGACATTGTCTTCATCCGGGTCATGAAGTTTCCACTTACGAGCGTTACAAAAAGTACAATACCCACTCCGGCAAAGATACAGATTTTTTTACGGTATTGGGAAGGTGCCCAAAGAAGGATATAGGGAATCACGATGAGAAGGCCTGCAAAAACCCCGCGGGATTGGGTTAAGATGATGGTATCTATAGTAAAAGCAGTCCCAAGCAGGTAAAGTGATTTCTTCCACCATGTTGAGGCATATAATATTCCAAGACCTAAGAAAAGGGTACCTATAGCCGATACGGCAGCAACACCATTTGCCTCGCCGAAATCCACACCTCCAATGAATTCCAGTCTCCCTTTATAATAATAGCCGGCTGAAACTGTATGACCCTCGTAGGACAAAAACAGTGTGCTTATGATAAATATCCAGACTAACAGATTATAATCGTGGAGGGAATGGACAACCCTGATTAACAGGAAAATAAAGACGAACATTTTGGCCATCTTTACGATATATACCCAACTGTCATCCTGTACACCAATGCCAAAAACGAAAGAGCTTAAAAAGATCATTCCAAGAAATAAATAAAGCTCATACTCTCTCCGGGAAAAAGACCAGTCTAATTCACCTAGGTGTATTATTGCACCGATTACTAAAAACGCCATAGCCATAAAGGATGGTCTCGGCAAATACTGGTTAATGGCCTTTCCCCACCACATGCCTGGATCCCAGATTAAATAGACGGCAAGATAGCCTAAAATTCCAAAGATTGGCTGCCATAATGCACCAATGAATAAACCCAAGAATAGAGCAAGTACGAGTAAGAACACTGTCTGGCCTCAGTTGGCTGGTTACCTGCTCAAGACCATATCGAAAATCGACTTGACTTCATCAGCGACTGTAAACCAGGTGCGGTTCTTTACATGGGCATGTATCGATTCTCTGTTCCAGGCAGTTTCCAGAGCTGTTTTTAAGCCTTCAGAGAGGGATTGAGGAGTGCTGTCCACCAATATTCCAACCGCGGCTGAGGTTATTATTTCAGGAGCACCATAAACTCTGGTTGCAACTACCGGTGTTCCACATGCCAGGGATTCCATAATGACGTTGGCCCAGCCTTCTCGTGAACTGGCCAGGCAGAAAACATCAGCCGAACTGTACCAAAACTTCAGTTCGTCATTCGCCACCTCGCCCACGAGGGTCACGTGCCGGTCCAGATGCAGGTCTTTTATCTGTTTTTCCAATGAGGAGCGGTAGTGGCCTTCTCCGATAATATAAAGATGAATTTTCGCATCCCTCTGGATTAACCCTGGCAGGGTTTCCAGGATAATATGGAATCCTTTGCGTGGGATAAGACTGCCAACCGATACAATGACCTTGTGATCCTGGTTGATGAGAAGCTTTCTTCGGGCTTCCTCTTTATCTATAGGATAAAAAATATCTATGTCAACTCCATTGGGTATGACACTGATTTTTTTTTCATCAATGCCAAGATCGGTCATCTCCTGCTTTAAAGCATTACAGACCGAAATGACATGATCTGCCTGATTCAATGTATACCGTATCATGGGTTTAATAGACTTAAAACGGGTAAACTGGTTTATGTCGGAACCTCTCGCTGATAAAACGAGAGGCCTGTTGATGCACTTGCTGCACAGTAAGGCCGCCAGGCCATCGGGAAAAATGTAATGGCCATCTATAAGGTCAAAGGGAAAGACCTTAGAGATTTTTTTAATCAGACCAATGGTAGAAAGGTACATGGCAAAACCATGAAAAGGCATGCTTATTTTCGGGACAAGGGGATAGCGGGGGTGAAAAACTTCGATGTTGTTCATGAGCTCGTACTTTTTAATCTGGGAGTATTGATATTTTTTGCCGAAAACAGGCAGGGGAGGGCAGTAGGGGATCGGAGCGACGACTTTAATTTCGCAGTTCCTGAGCTGGGCAAAGTGGAACATGCGCTTTTTTATGAATATATTGTTGTTCGGCTGGTGATGGTTTGGGAAAAGGGTAGTATAAACAAGGACTTTCATAGGCGCTTATCTTTCATTTGCGAGCACTCTTCGATACAGATTATGATAGGCATTTATCATCTGATCATGCCGGTATTCGGATATGCACTTGTGCCTGTTTTTCATGCCAAGGTATGACCGTTTTTCCCTGTTCGTGATCAATTGCTCAAGTGCTGCCTGATACTGTGGTTCATTCTCCCGGGGAACAATAAAAGCGTGATTTTCCCTATCCACCATGTTCCGGATATCTCCGACATCAGTACTCAATACCGGCAGTCCACTGGCCATTGCTTCCAGAACCGACACAGGCATCTGCTCGGTTTTTGAAGACAGGGCAAATATGTCCATCATTTGATAGTAGCGGGGAGTATCTTTATGATGCCCGAAAAAATGGATTCTTTCTTTGATTCCCAGTTCTTCGGCTAAATTCATCAGCCCGTCCTTTTCCGGCCCATCGCCGACGATTATAAGATGCGGTGGAGGGATGAGTGTCTTGATACCTGCCAGGGACCGGATGAGTAAACCGATATTTTTTTCCTCCCGCAGATGGGCTACTGTGCCAATGATACAGGTTTCATTTCCTATACCCAACTCTTGGCGGGCTTCATCGGTTTTCCGGAGCGAAAAACGGTTACAATCAACACCGTTCGGAATATAAATGATTTTATCCCGGGGTATCTGCCAGATATTTTCAGCAATCCCCCGTAAATTAGCCGATGGTACGATCACTCCTGATACATGGCGAAACAGAAAACGCCGAAAGAGGATTCTTCGTTTCTTCTGCGGTACCTCTGCCTCATCGGGCCGAAAGCCCGCTTCCATATGGATAATCTTATTGAAATTGCATATCTTGGCTGCTAAGATGGCATCGATGGCACCCCAATTGTATGTTAGAACAATGTCTGGAACCATCGAGTAAATTATCTTCGCCAGTTTGGGAATGGTAAAGAAGGAAGGGCTTTCTTTACGCACAGGAGTTATATAATTTACGGTAACTTTATCATCGTGGACAAGATTCTTTGCATCTAATCTTTGGTCCATGGCCATGATGGTATGGTGAAAATATTCAGGAAGGGCATTAATAATCATAGACATTCGTACCTGCACCCCGCCTGGTACAAAGGTGGAAAATATATGGAAGAACTTAATTTTCCTATTAATCAACGAATTCACGCATCCATAATTCAAAGGTTACTATTCCCCATATCAGCCGGTCGCGGTCACCCACACCGCTCATATGTTCTTCGACAATTTTTCGTATAAAAACCGGATTCAATATTCCGCGGCCAATACACTGTTTCCCCAGAACGATATCAAGGATAAAATCTTTTAACTCCTTGCGCATCCAGAGAGCAGTAGGCTGGCTGAATCCCCGTATTTTTTTATGCAGGCGGATTTCTTCCGGGATCAAACCCTGGATCGCCTTCCGGTAGATCAGCTTTTTCTCAGCGCTTTGTGGTGTATAACCTGTCAGTTTATATTTAGCCGGGATTCTGAAGGCCAGTTCTACCAATCTATAATCAATGAAGGGGGTTCTGTTCACCACCCCGTGTGCGGCTGACATCCGTTCATTTTTAAAGAGAAGATCATTAGGCAGATAGGTCTTGCATGCCCCGTACTGATACAGGTTTATCCCGTCCTTGAATTGTGCGCGCCGCAGGTAAAATTTGCCGGGCTCAAGCTCATCCCAATTTCCCACAAGCCGCTGATATTCTCCGGTGAGGAGCTGGCGTCTGGTTTCACGGTCGAATGCAGGCAGCCAGGTCAACATCCGGTCGATGGGCGACATGCAAACCCTTTGACACAAGCGCCTGAAAGCGGCTACTTTCCCTGTCCTGTTGATCTGCAGCGAACCTGCCCAAGGACCAAATATTACGGTGCGGAACAATTTGGGGATTCTCTCGAACAGTTCGACAAGATTTTCTCCCACAACACCGCCGCCGCCACAAAAAATTTCGTCAGCAGCTTCACCATCAAAAACAGTTTCCAAACCAGCAGATTTAACCTGTTCCATACAAAGGTATGTGCCCATGGCCGAAGCGTTATTGATAGGATAGTCGCTGTTCCTTATTACTTTCTGAAGAAGATCAGCAGCCATTTCAGCCCGTAAGGTTGCCTTGTTCTTCAGAAGGTTGTATCGGCTCAGCATAATTTCCTGCAAAGAAGAATCGTCAAACGATTCTTCTTCAAATCCGATGGAAAATGTCTGGAGTTTTTTATCTGGTGCGGCCTGAGCAAGGACGGAGGAAATGAGACTGGAATCGACACCTCCGCTGAGTATCGCTCCAAACGGCTTTTCTCCTATCATCCTTATCTTGATGGCATTGAGCGCAAGCTCTCGTATTTGATCCTGAAAATCTCCCTCACTGGTAGAATAATCCTCGACAATAGTATTGAGGCTCCAGTACTCATGTTCTCTGCACGAGCCGTTTTCCCAGATAACGGCATAGCCGGGACGTACACTCTTGATTTCCTCGAACATGGTATAGGGATGAGGAACACAGGTGCCGGCGAAATATAGATCCACTGCCTGGAGAGATAGCTTGCGTCCTATAATACCAGTACCCAGGAGAGCTCGAATCGTGGTCGCGAATATAAATTTCGAGTCTTTTTCACTGTAGAAGACAGAGCGGGAACCAAGGTGGTCACGGATCAGGAGAAGACGTCTGCGGTGTGCATCATACAGGGCTATGGTAAAAATTCCATTCAGCTCAGCAGCAAAACTGTCACCGCGCTCTTCATAAAGATGGGGAATGATTTCCGTATCCGATTCTCTTGACAGCTTATGGTCTCTGCCCAGGAGCCAGGACCCTATTTCCTGGTGGTTGTAGATCTCTCCGTCACAGACAGCAATCACTTCACCTGTTTCGTTGGTAACAGGCTGAGTACTATCACCAACGGTCCTCTGAATACTGGCTCCCAGACCGATGGTATCTTCCCCATATATGCCTGTACCGTCCGGCCCTCGAAAAGACATGGCCGCAAGCATACTTGCAAGTATCTGGCGAATGCTATCTTTCGATTGGTCAGCGATTATTCCACAAATAGCGCTCATAGTTGATCTCACTTTGTAAAAAGGGTGTTGGGGGTAGAGGGTAGCGCGGGCAAAAGGCCCCGTTGATTACCGAGATGGGAGAATTCAGAAATCACAGGAGCCACGAGAGGGTGGTTCCCTCTGAGCACTGGCTCCCGGATT includes:
- a CDS encoding glycosyltransferase, with amino-acid sequence MNSLINRKIKFFHIFSTFVPGGVQVRMSMIINALPEYFHHTIMAMDQRLDAKNLVHDDKVTVNYITPVRKESPSFFTIPKLAKIIYSMVPDIVLTYNWGAIDAILAAKICNFNKIIHMEAGFRPDEAEVPQKKRRILFRRFLFRHVSGVIVPSANLRGIAENIWQIPRDKIIYIPNGVDCNRFSLRKTDEARQELGIGNETCIIGTVAHLREEKNIGLLIRSLAGIKTLIPPPHLIIVGDGPEKDGLMNLAEELGIKERIHFFGHHKDTPRYYQMMDIFALSSKTEQMPVSVLEAMASGLPVLSTDVGDIRNMVDRENHAFIVPRENEPQYQAALEQLITNREKRSYLGMKNRHKCISEYRHDQMINAYHNLYRRVLANER
- the prsT gene encoding XrtA/PEP-CTERM system TPR-repeat protein PrsT, which translates into the protein MIQVKTNKNHPKSSMSLSLSFIFLLCVSCLLPVSALSGCTKTKQQHVERSENFLKKKDYNAAIIELKCAVNLDPDDHQVRLKLAETYFQTGKPENAEKELKRIISKKSDISQAHFLLASIYQVRQENDNALKEARLALELLKKDGQNTEEARLQKSKTHNLLATIYRQTKEYPLAKSHFEHALELDPANIEFIINQGCLSMDMKNYVDAKERFEKARDLAPNDIKPYLALGKYAYSLKEYQQAEASYRKVLNIDPSSLEAMTVLGDILIHRNQLDEAIKQGSVIIQKYPKQPYGYHIRGEAKFYQGKTNEAILDLSKAVSIYPASINAHYLLGMAYYKINQKDQSISSLQEVIKLDPDHLGARSLLAAANLDLKRYDIALEEAQKGLSLSAENPYLHNLVGLAYIGQNQLDKGMEELQLALQEDPNFMMTYRSLATLHQVSGEKDDAIKVYESAIKIDPHNISFYPPLILAYLDQNSPEQALNICSTALASGGPSPEIFHNLMGLAYVRQGKLDKARESFTKAASLNPRFLSAQYNLAKLDFQEGHPQQAIAGYEKIVKQDPENVEALIGLADIYAKTGNREKQIASLQEVLATKPQHEGALVKLAQIYSQQGNFKAVIEIARKVLVAVPDSNLAQSILAAAYLGNKEYGPAITETQKIVQMNPKDLSAQARLIHTYGLNKEYDKAKAMLEDSLSKSPKDASAILGNLAVYALNSGDTQKAVEYLNRALQADPQNEKNYLMLYTAYMRLKQSEAALGVLQAGIEKLPDSADLRLNLGNAYSRFNKPKESIEQCQYLVEKLGVKKSIVYLLMADTYLKIHEEGKAEDSYKKAIQSDPNNIMAYNNLACFYTDKGKNLDQSLVFAQKANSLAPRNPYVLDTLGMVYIKMNKPGQAIEKLTLAADLDKGNQPAIGYHLALALYRNGEKEKALAQLNQVLSKQKEFPEKKEAEQLLREMTR
- a CDS encoding alpha-amylase family protein, yielding MLLFLIILPGIFSQAPLLLAMNQTTGSFQRVPAIPIRPEYKQFRILIWQYGTSVMKDLDLYRKAGFCGFHIDRGSGKEKLAQFSLENRLPYYVDHVGDKGFLYLTGNRIASVTDKHGLATRPHSLADPKTIAQIKQHITKNIMATKEGYVLAYAFDDEISLGRMVTPCDVDIHPESIAWFRKWLQNRYGNVDRLNNQWGTSFGSFSEVLPQGFEEVRKKLPVKHLSRWNLSPWMDFRSFMDFQFASVLADLTHHANTLDPNTPAGFVGGQAPGPWGGYDYALLSRAVQWMEAYNIHGTNEILRSFWNNDRRLRMQTFFSTQNPKLDSWFLWYYLLHGNQAVIAWPEGWFRGEGYDIAPYILANKNTFQEIQGEISEPLLSSETVFEADPIGIYYSHPSIQAGWAMDAIVHGGTWFNRKDSIDNVNQSSGILRQVWCKLLEDMGYQYDFISYLDVREGVIDLLSKFKVIILPKTICLSGIEVNALRKFVAAGGILVADNLCGVLDEHGKGQKQGVLDDLFGIRRRESAGYMNGKGITEINAEKYRQPFLKRLSYYDGASRYKEIVVFELGIGHGPQAQGIEVKDTRSLFHWLDQNTSVLIRNRADKGYAVYLNLSPIEYWDTGKRFSRYGDTWREIMSGIMKMAGLKPRVKVFEQGNAANMIECLSWKNGSRHYLGLVKNPAEQKGPQRVSEKSTIQDITGKEVKIRLEFREPVQKLINLRSRKVLGGGGRVFSDDFRPWEGNFYEVVF
- a CDS encoding PEP-CTERM sorting domain-containing protein, encoding MKGILNAHKYLVITLAIVISLAFLSSAQALQVTLWDGTNAPLTVADGDLNDSNSATGYVTYIGNYGTFVMNVTTGSSKPGIGSANVPMMDINSFETSSSSGGTIQVSVSDNGFGPMNAGLSGFHIEYSGTTPGTVSGAVYWDDTDALYDPLTGAGTQHLISSLPAQTGSFGVEDNPAGIPANSPFSLTMIATITHTGAQFTSLDFSLVPTPEPGTILLVGLGLLGLGIIGRKKMEV
- a CDS encoding glycosyltransferase family 4 protein; translated protein: MKVLVYTTLFPNHHQPNNNIFIKKRMFHFAQLRNCEIKVVAPIPYCPPLPVFGKKYQYSQIKKYELMNNIEVFHPRYPLVPKISMPFHGFAMYLSTIGLIKKISKVFPFDLIDGHYIFPDGLAALLCSKCINRPLVLSARGSDINQFTRFKSIKPMIRYTLNQADHVISVCNALKQEMTDLGIDEKKISVIPNGVDIDIFYPIDKEEARRKLLINQDHKVIVSVGSLIPRKGFHIILETLPGLIQRDAKIHLYIIGEGHYRSSLEKQIKDLHLDRHVTLVGEVANDELKFWYSSADVFCLASSREGWANVIMESLACGTPVVATRVYGAPEIITSAAVGILVDSTPQSLSEGLKTALETAWNRESIHAHVKNRTWFTVADEVKSIFDMVLSR
- a CDS encoding O-antigen ligase family protein, translating into MGLFIGALWQPIFGILGYLAVYLIWDPGMWWGKAINQYLPRPSFMAMAFLVIGAIIHLGELDWSFSRREYELYLFLGMIFLSSFVFGIGVQDDSWVYIVKMAKMFVFIFLLIRVVHSLHDYNLLVWIFIISTLFLSYEGHTVSAGYYYKGRLEFIGGVDFGEANGVAAVSAIGTLFLGLGILYASTWWKKSLYLLGTAFTIDTIILTQSRGVFAGLLIVIPYILLWAPSQYRKKICIFAGVGIVLFVTLVSGNFMTRMKTMSEELEYDQEERLSRTDYWRTSLQIFKDHPLGIGVKNFQKIVTAYDPRNPGMDAHNTYVICYSETGILGIILFLIIIAETFLQLRRIHLMAINLPENEITFYALALGGALIVYLTGYGMTHTTLYKEILWILLALPICLENVARNLLSEASQEIYDSEL